The Spirochaetota bacterium nucleotide sequence ACGCTCACGCTCAATCTCACACGCGACAGCCGCAATAATATCATAAACCCCACGCGCGGATGGTCGGCAGGTATAAACGCCGATATGATATTCGGCGATACCATGCTTTCAAAGGTCGTCATGAACGGCTCGCTCGTCGTGCCGGTCAACATCGGTTCGTTCAGTTCCGCGCTTGTGTTCTTCGGCGAGTACGGCACATTGCTTGACAGCCCGTTCAGCGGCAGCATGTCGAATATGGAAAATTATCTGTTTTATATAAATCTCCTCGAAGATGTACGCGGGTGGGATGCGGGGAGCTATGTGAATTTCAAAAGCTATCATGCGCTTCCCATTTATACCTATGCCAGTTCCGGGCAGCAGTACGCGCTCGGGAAAAGCCGCCTGCGGCTCTCCATGGAATATCGCGTACCGGTGGTGCCGAACATGCTCGGTGCCGTCGCCTTCCTCGATGCCGGACAGACCTGGTACAGCGCGGGGCCCTATCACCCCGAGTTCTATTTCGGTGATTTCGACAACAGCCTGCTTAATGCGAAGCATTATATCTATTCCACCGGCATCGGTCTGCGTGTGCTCATGCCCATGCTCCCGATACGGCTCTATCTTGCGAAACGTTTTGTCATGACGAGCATCGGCCCCAGGGATTTCGCGGGCGAGACCGGCGAATCGTTTTTCGGCAAGGTAGGAAGTTTCCTTAACTGGCCTTTCCTCGGTAAGGGTTGGGAATTCGTTCTCAGTATGAGCCAGACATTCTGATCGTCAAGTGTTTCGTTAAAGGTCTTTTTTGTCCTTCAGGAGCGATTTCTCTTCGCTCGAATCCTTATCGCGCTTCTGTCTGAGCTTCGTATCGACATCGGTCTCGACATCGAGGTCGCGTGTCTTCTTTATTTCATTCGCTTTCACGTCGGTGCCTTCGATGGTGACCGCGGCTTTGCCTGTGGTCTCACCTGCGCCGATGTCGCCGGAAAGCACAAGCTCTATCTTTTTTAGATTTCCCGCCATGTCGCCGACGTTCTTTATCGAAGCGATGTCCTTGATATTGAGTATCTCCTTCACTTCACCGAAAGAATCCTTGTTAATGCTGACCACTTCGAGCTTTTTATTGGGCGCGGTAGTGAGCTCTTTCAGTTCAGGGATGCTCACTTCATTCCCGCCGCTTTTCACGGCCACCTCGCCGGTGAGCACCGCTATCTTCGTTGTGCCGGGAGAAGCCGATATGCTGAACGACGTGCCGCGAACGGCCGCTACCGCGCTCGGTGTTTCGACCGTGACCGCATCGGCGCCGTTCATGAGCTTTTTGACGCCGAAGAGCATATTGCCTTTGGAGAGGTTCATCTTCATTTTACCGGAGCGGTTCACCATGTCGTTTATCCGAACGCTCGTATTCTCCTTGAGAGTAAAGACGCCGAAATCCTCGACCTTTATCGTTATCTCGCTCTTTGCGCCGGTCACGATGAGGTCATTGACCAGGATGGGGTCACCGGACTCCACCGATTTTGCGATCGATCTGCCGGAGTAGACCATGACCTTGCCGTTCACGCTCGTAGCGACCGCTATCTTGGAGAGATCTACGGCACCATATGAAAGCGTATACAGAAGAATACACGGTAAAACCATTCGAAGGGCTATCATAACAGGCTCCTGGATGTCATCATCAATTCTTACATTTGATATAACATACAGGCTCAGGAATCGTGAACAGATGAAAATGTCTAATGTTTTGACATAGATTCTTCCCGGATACGCAGCGTCGCGAGCGGGGGGATGACTGCAGGGAATGACAGGAGCTCCATGATCGAAAAATCACGATGTACCTCGATTATCCTGGCTTTCCCGACCAATTGCCAGGATAGCTCGCCGGGGATGAGGTTCGTGATGAGTATGTGCTTTACATTCGTCTGCCCGTCCGGAAGGGCGAAGGGTGTTTCATCACGGATGCTGACGATGTCGAAACGCTGTCCGACCACGATGCTGTGCCGTTCGCCGAGCGAGCAGTATGCCGTCCCTCTCTCTATCTTGATGATGCGCCCATCGAGCGGCGGGTATTGGAGCGCTGCGATCGCGTCCGCTATCGCTTCATCGATACAATCGGTAAGCACGGTACCTGCCGGGCTCTTGAGGAACGCGATGTCTTCCGGGCGAAGTACCGGGCAGTCGCCGTCGAGCGTACGCTCAAGCCGTTTCGTGCCCTGGTGGACGGTCCTTCCGCTCGATGCCTCGACAACACGCACGGCTATCTCGGCACTCACCTGACAGGTCGATCGCTTATCGAACGCTCGTTCGCCCGCTTTGAACGATCGCATCTCGGCGTTGATGAGATAATCCACCCCGAACACCGTGCCGCATATCTGTCCGGCCTGTCTGCTCTTGAGCGATACGCCCTGTTCGGCGATATATGCCTTTATCCGTTCGCGCTCCGGCACCGTGAACCGCTGGCTTCGCACGAAGGCGTCCGAGAGTATGAAGGTGAATGCTTCGGCTGCCGCTGCTTTCCCGCGGTATTCGACCGGAAGGATGAACAGCGAGAGTGCATGCGCCTCAAAAGCGAGCGCGAAAAGCATCGGCAGGAGAGGGCGATAGGACCGTTCCATGATCATGGCAGCATAGTACTCTGGCTATCCTTTCTGTCAAGCCGGCACTGCCGGTGCAAGCGGCGGGACCGCTCTCCCGGCGCACCGCCTATTGATTTTGCCGTCCGCTCTGGTATACTTTTCCGCCACGATGGAAAAGATAGTTGTTGAGACAAAAATCCTCTCGCTTCCCGGCGACCACGTATTCACGCTCGATTCGGGGAAGTCGCTTCGCGGCATGAAGATCGCTTATGAGACGTACGGGACATTGTCGGCGGCAAAAGATAATGCCATACTGATCTGTCACGCCCTTTCCGGCGATGCCCACGCGGCATTCTACGGTTCGCCTGACGACAAGAAACCCGGCTGGTGGGATGTGATGATCG carries:
- a CDS encoding FecR domain-containing protein, giving the protein MIALRMVLPCILLYTLSYGAVDLSKIAVATSVNGKVMVYSGRSIAKSVESGDPILVNDLIVTGAKSEITIKVEDFGVFTLKENTSVRINDMVNRSGKMKMNLSKGNMLFGVKKLMNGADAVTVETPSAVAAVRGTSFSISASPGTTKIAVLTGEVAVKSGGNEVSIPELKELTTAPNKKLEVVSINKDSFGEVKEILNIKDIASIKNVGDMAGNLKKIELVLSGDIGAGETTGKAAVTIEGTDVKANEIKKTRDLDVETDVDTKLRQKRDKDSSEEKSLLKDKKDL